The following coding sequences lie in one Spinacia oleracea cultivar Varoflay chromosome 1, BTI_SOV_V1, whole genome shotgun sequence genomic window:
- the LOC110788403 gene encoding uncharacterized protein translates to MWLLNNHSQGDKGKPYHGAIKVMFTSAVAKPRFNENDECTFDGKLSIFPFTYLEAPKRTSKNRGKGTMITKVVESVRQKETKDMLINQIVPTIMEKWPHSEGPKTIFIQQDNARTHINHSDPQWQQAHQQGDFTFIIVQQLPNNPDLNILDLGFFRSIQSLMHKKMPKDVDAMNDAVNQAYYELEARTLGNVWLSYQYVMNEMLKAKGSNDYDLSHVNKARLLSQGRLPIQVIAPMWAVH, encoded by the coding sequence ATGTGGCTTTTGAACAATCACAGCCAAGGGGACAAGGGAAAACCCTATCATGGGGCCATTAAGGTGATGTTCACATCAGCAGTGGCAAAACCAAGGTTCAATGAAAATGATGAATGCACATTTGATGGGAAATTGAGCATATTTCCGTTCACTTATCTAGAAGCACCAAAGAGGACATCAAAGAACAGAGGCAAGGGGACAATGATCACTAAAGTGGTTGAATCAGTCAGACAAAAGGAGACAAAGGACATGCTCATCAATCAAATTGTACCAACAATCATGGAGAAATGGCCACACAGTGAAGGTCCAAAGACAATATTCATACAACAAGATAATGCAAGAACGCACATTAATCATTCTGATCCACAATGGCAACAAGCACATCAACAAGGAGACTTCACATTCATTATTGTTCAACAACTACCAAACAACCCCGACTTAAACATTCTAGACTTGGGTTTTTTCAGGAGTATTCAATCTTTGATGCACAAAAAAATGCCAAAGGATGTTGATGCTATGAATGATGCAGTGAATCAAGCATACTATGAATTAGAAGCAAGAACACTTGGTAATGTGTGGTTATCATATCAATATGTTATGAATGAGATGTTAAAGGCAAAGGGTTCCAATGATTATGATTTATCACATGTGAACAAGGCAAGACTTTTAAGTCAGGGAAGACTTCCAATTCAAGTCATTGCACCAATGTGGGCAGTACATTAA